A window of the Henckelia pumila isolate YLH828 chromosome 3, ASM3356847v2, whole genome shotgun sequence genome harbors these coding sequences:
- the LOC140893210 gene encoding uncharacterized protein isoform X1, translated as MTKNLATGGGGGENSGESDDWSRARYGGSEIEEEFSIDISSNRLQMSNLDTIKEEMEGSLFSFDFHGGSGGGGGGGDCVYVAVWKQNEEASMDALIWAMKNTVFSSSTVVFLIHVFPETKFIPSPLGKLAVSQVNPEQKENYMAQERGKRSEFLQKFLNIRPTSNFQIKMDTILIESDMEAKAILDLIHILYIKKLVLGANKSNVRKIKSGRGNGVIDQILHNAPEFCDVKIVCEGKEMAELMMVEMSPSSSSPSPHSIHASPKLAQDRIRKTENDLFGCGCFKGRE; from the exons ATGACGAAGAACCTCGCGACAGGCGGCGGCGGAGGAGAGAACTCCGGCGAGTCTGATGATTGGTCGAGAGCCCGCTATGGAGGGAGCGAGATTGAAGAGGAGTTTTCAATCGATATCAGCAGCAACAGGCTGCAGATGAGTAATCTGGACACCATTAAAGAAGAAATGGAAGGAAGCTTGTTTTCCTTCGATTTTCATGGCGgcagcggcggcggcggcggcggcggggATTGTGTGTACGTGGCGGTGTGGAAACAGAACGAAGAAGCCAGCATGGATGCGTTGATTTGGGCTATGAAGAACACTGTGTTTTCCTCTTCTACTGTTGTTTTCCTCATTCATGTCTTTCCCGAGACCAAGTTCATTCCTTCTCCAT TGGGGAAGCTTGCAGTGAGTCAAGTGAACCCGGAACAGAAGGAGAATTACATGGCCCAAGAAAGAGGCAAAAGAAGCGAATTCCTTCAAAAGTTTCTTAATATCCGTCCAACTTCGAATTTTCAG ATTAAAATGGACACCATACTTATCGAAAGTGACATGGAGGCAAAAGCAATATTGGATCTTATTCACATTCTTTACATAAAAAAGCTTGTGCTAGGCGCCAACAAATCCAATGTAAG GAAGATCAAGTCGGGGAGGGGTAATGGAGTGATTGATCAAATACTGCACAATGCACCAGAGTTTTGCGATGTAAAGATCGTATGTGAAGGGAAGGAAATGGCTGAGTTGATGATGGTGGAGATGTCTCCTTCATCTTCATCTCCGTCCCCACATTCGATCCATGCGAGTCCGAAACTCGCGCAAGATCGAATTAGGAAAACGGAAAATGATTTGTTTGGTTGTGGGTGCTTTAAGGGTCGAGAATAG
- the LOC140893210 gene encoding uncharacterized protein isoform X2, translating to MTKNLATGGGGGENSGESDDWSRARYGGSEIEEEFSIDISSNRLQMSNLDTIKEEMEGSLFSFDFHGGSGGGGGGGDCVYVAVWKQNEEASMDALIWAMKNTVFSSSTVVFLIHVFPETKFIPSPLGKLAVSQVNPEQKENYMAQERGKRSEFLQKFLNIRPTSNFQIKMDTILIESDMEAKAILDLIHILYIKKLVLGANKSNEDQVGEG from the exons ATGACGAAGAACCTCGCGACAGGCGGCGGCGGAGGAGAGAACTCCGGCGAGTCTGATGATTGGTCGAGAGCCCGCTATGGAGGGAGCGAGATTGAAGAGGAGTTTTCAATCGATATCAGCAGCAACAGGCTGCAGATGAGTAATCTGGACACCATTAAAGAAGAAATGGAAGGAAGCTTGTTTTCCTTCGATTTTCATGGCGgcagcggcggcggcggcggcggcggggATTGTGTGTACGTGGCGGTGTGGAAACAGAACGAAGAAGCCAGCATGGATGCGTTGATTTGGGCTATGAAGAACACTGTGTTTTCCTCTTCTACTGTTGTTTTCCTCATTCATGTCTTTCCCGAGACCAAGTTCATTCCTTCTCCAT TGGGGAAGCTTGCAGTGAGTCAAGTGAACCCGGAACAGAAGGAGAATTACATGGCCCAAGAAAGAGGCAAAAGAAGCGAATTCCTTCAAAAGTTTCTTAATATCCGTCCAACTTCGAATTTTCAG ATTAAAATGGACACCATACTTATCGAAAGTGACATGGAGGCAAAAGCAATATTGGATCTTATTCACATTCTTTACATAAAAAAGCTTGTGCTAGGCGCCAACAAATCCAAT GAAGATCAAGTCGGGGAGGGGTAA